In Cydia splendana chromosome 26, ilCydSple1.2, whole genome shotgun sequence, the following are encoded in one genomic region:
- the LOC134803047 gene encoding LOW QUALITY PROTEIN: ferritin light chain (The sequence of the model RefSeq protein was modified relative to this genomic sequence to represent the inferred CDS: substituted 1 base at 1 genomic stop codon), translated as MKFLALAVSCLLALSGALAADSCYQDVSMDCSQASNSMVLAKCNAIYGGYGHHGNLASEMQAYANLHLARSYEFLLSASYFDNYQTNRKGFSKLFRKLSDDAWVKTIDLIKHITTRGGVMDFARRSTLDTGSKNYTVELNELEALAKALDIEKEIAERAFHIHGEATRNSQHLHDPEVTXHSTNIHTCTGSKNYTVELNELEALAKALDIEKEIAERAFHIHGEATRNSQHLHDPEVTYKNYTVELNELEALAKALDIEKEIAERAFHIHGEATRNSQHLHDPENYTVELNELEALAKALDIEKEIAERAFHIHGEATRNSHPNIHTFTGSKNYTVELNELEALAKALDFEKEIAERAFHIHGEATRNSQHLHDPEIAQYMEEEFIEEHAKTIRNLAGHSSDIKKFIAQNDGQDLSISLYLYDEYLQKTV; from the exons TGCTGGCAAAATGTAACGCAATCTACGGCGGCTACGGTCACCATGGCAACCTCGCATCCGAGATGCAAGCGTACGCGAACCTCCATCTCGCTCGCTCGTACGAGTTCCTGCTATCGGCGTCCTACTTCGACAACTACCAGACCAACAGGAAGGGTTTCAGCAAGCTGTTTAGGAAGCTGTCGGATGACGCTTGGGTGAAGACTATTGATCTCATCAAGCATATTACTACTCGAG GTGGCGTAATGGACTTCGCCCGCCGCTCCACCCTGGACACCGGCAGCAAGAACTACACCGTGGAGCTGAACGAGCTGGAAGCGCTGGCCAAGGCCCTGGACATCGAGAAGGAGATCGCTGAACGCGCCTTCCACATCCACGGTGAAGCCACCAGGAACAGCCAGCACCTGCATGACCCTGAGGTAACTTAACACAGCACAAACATACACACATGCACCGGCAGCAAGAACTACACCGTGGAGCTGAACGAGCTGGAAGCGCTGGCCAAGGCCCTGGACATCGAGAAGGAGATCGCTGAACGCGCCTTCCACATCCACGGTGAAGCCACCAGGAACAGCCAGCACCTCCATGACCCTGAGGTAACTTA CAAGAACTACACCGTGGAGCTGAACGAGCTGGAAGCGCTGGCCAAGGCCCTGGACATCGAGAAGGAGATCGCTGAACGCGCCTTCCACATCCACGGTGAAGCCACCAGGAACAGCCAGCACCTCCATGACCCTGAG AACTACACCGTGGAGCTGAACGAGCTGGAAGCGCTGGCCAAGGCCCTGGACATCGAGAAGGAGATCGCTGAACGCGCCTTCCATATCCACGGTGAAGCTACCAGGAACAGCCA CCCAAACATACACACATTTACCGGCAGCAAGAACTACACCGTGGAGCTAAACGAGCTGGAAGCGCTGGCCAAGGCCCTGGATTTCGAGAAGGAGATCGCTGAACGCGCCTTCCACATCCACGGTGAAGCTACCAGGAACAGCCAGCACCTCCATGACCCTGAG ATCGCCCAATACATGGAAGAGGAATTCATTGAAGAGCACGCTAAGACTATCCGCAACCTGGCCGGACACAGCTCCGACATCAAGAAGTTCATCGCCCAGAACGACGGACAAGATCTGTCCATCTCGCTCTACCTGTACGACGAGTACCTTCAGAAGACCGTCTAA
- the LOC134803449 gene encoding zinc finger protein 425-like, giving the protein MAVAGTSLGKAKAAKGPIVDPALCRCCRSIKKCRLLSSEYQWLDKKEVYSDMLMDCFGLLLSHLDGEPKDSGVCATCVGRLREAVAFRQQVLQSEQAFLNARLENKDEVPQVETKVKVEPLPDSDASVGGRDDDQDYEPECKMEIELKSETPEKRKKTRPGPLVLRKRSKRELFDRALALQDKLDELLDHGPPSPPKKLKPQKKGPDDHDHMVYHNTITVVLNSYVCPFQNRISNYYCYYCRDQFTNPVELREHTMLHKPSMFESMTENKKIPKIDITRIDCRLCPAKIETLEDFKQHVSSVHNKKIFPVQNEFLKFKLTLDNIKCTECNSSFPYFDSLKKHMVEHFGTYICDQCGACFLEQNSLRTHIKSHNKVEANFPCEICGKNLKSKYSRYLHVATVHEKKPTVNCYKCESSFLSYALRNRHLIEVHGDKRTFPCKLCDKVYNRRKTLMEHNRRNHLKVYRHQCDLCDQRFYLPSRLKEHMATHTGERNFRCEFCDKCYPRLQSLQEHVRSHSNERRYKCDICNATFTQNGSLKSHMKSHHQFELNANFG; this is encoded by the exons ATGGCGGTGGCCGGCACATCGTTGGGTAAAGCTAAAGCCGCTAAAGGCCCTATAGTTGACCCTGCGCTCTGCCGATGTTGCCGTTCTATAAAGAAATGCCGACTTTTGAGCAGCGAATACCAGTGGCTTGACAAGAAGGAAGTTTACTCCGATATGTTGATGGATTGCTTCGGCTTACTt CTGTCCCATTTAGACGGGGAGCCTAAGGACAGCGGAGTTTGTGCCACTTGTGTTGGGCGTCTCCGGGAAGCTGTTGCCTTCAGGCAGCAGGTGCTGCAGAGCGAGCAGGCCTTCCTCAATGCTCGGCTGGAAAACAAGGATG AAGTGCCTCAGGTGGAAACTAAAGTGAAGGTGGAACCTCTCCCCGACTCAGACGCATCCGTGGGTGGACGTGACGATGACCAAGATTACG AGCCAGAATGCAAAATGGAGATAGAGCTAAAGTCAGAGACACCCGAGAAGCGTAAGAAGACGCGGCCGGGACCCTTGGTGCTGAGGAAAAGGTCGAAAAGGGAGCTGTTCGATAGAGCGCTCGCACTGCAGGATAAACTTGATGAATTACTGGACCACGGGCCAC caTCCCCGCCTAAGAAGCTGAAGCCACAAAAAAAGGGTCCCGATGACCACGACCACATGGTGTACCACAACACCATCACTGTAGTGCTCAACTCGTACGTCTGCCCGTTCCAAAATAGGATCAGCAACTATTACTGCTATTACTGCAGG GATCAGTTCACGAACCCCGTGGAGCTGCGCGAGCACACGATGCTGCACAAGCCGAGCATGTTCGAGAGCATGACCGAGAACAAGAAGATACCCAAGATCGACATCACCAG GATAGACTGCAGACTATGCCCAGCGAAGATTGAAACACTGGAAGACTTTAAGCAACACGTAAGCAGCGTccacaacaaaaaaatattcccCGTGCAAAACGAATTCCTAAAATTCAAGCTAACCTTAGACAATATAAAGTGCACAGAATGTAATAGTAGTTTCCCATATTTTGacagtttaaaaaaacatatgGTTGAGCATTTCGGGACTTATATATGCGACCAGTGCGGAGCGTGTTTTCTAGAACAAAATTCATTAAGAACTCATATAAAAAGCCATAATAAGGTAGAAGCCAATTTCCCGTGTGAGATATGCGGGAAAAACTTGAAATCCAAATACAGTCGCTACTTACACGTAGCGACGGTCCATGAGAAAAAACCTACAGTGAATTGTTACAAATGTGAATCTAGTTTCCTATCTTACGCTTTGAGAAATAGACATTTAATAGAAGTTCATGGGGATAAAAGAACTTTCCCATGTAAATTATGTGATAAAGTATATAATAGAAGGAAAACGCTCATGGAACATAATAGGAGGAATCATTTAAAAGTATATAGGCATCAGTGTGACTTATGTGATCAGAGATTCTACCTACCCTCAAGGCTAAAGGAGCATATGGCAACACATACTGGGGAAAGGAATTTTCGTTGTGAGTTTTGTGATAAGTGTTATCCTAGGCTACAGTCTTTGCAAGAGCATGTGAGGTCACATTCTAATGAGAGAAGGTATAAGTGTGATATATGTAATGCGACTTTTACTCAGAATGGGAGCTTGAAGAGCCATATGAAGAGTCATCACCAGTTTGAGTTGAACGCTAATTTCGGATGA